A single Paenibacillus sp. FSL R5-0517 DNA region contains:
- a CDS encoding sugar phosphate isomerase/epimerase family protein — protein MKKGINIWSFPGDASITDCIQTAKQAGFEGIELSLNAEGELSLSATDQEVRDIQGRLEEAELEIAGLATGLYWDYPMTSARPEIRTKALDVCKKQLELAAAFGVDTILVIPGAVGVDFIPDSEVTDYEVAYERAQEALAHLLPYAKSAGVSIGIENVWNKFLVSPLELRAFIDSFGSEYIGSYFDVGNVVQNGYPEQWVRILGHRIKKVHFKDYRRQAGGLHGFVDLLAGDVNYPAVMQALQAIGYDNYVTAEMIPPYAHHSKQIIFNTSKAMDAILGRSQ, from the coding sequence ATGAAAAAAGGGATTAATATATGGTCGTTTCCAGGAGATGCCTCTATTACGGATTGTATTCAGACGGCGAAGCAAGCTGGCTTTGAGGGGATTGAACTATCCCTTAATGCAGAAGGTGAACTGAGTCTGTCTGCCACAGATCAGGAGGTTCGTGACATTCAGGGACGTCTGGAGGAAGCTGAACTCGAAATCGCGGGACTTGCAACCGGGTTGTACTGGGATTACCCGATGACGAGCGCTCGTCCGGAGATTCGCACGAAAGCACTGGATGTGTGTAAAAAACAGTTGGAACTTGCCGCGGCATTTGGTGTGGATACCATTCTGGTCATTCCGGGCGCGGTTGGTGTGGATTTCATTCCAGACAGCGAAGTGACGGATTATGAAGTTGCTTATGAACGGGCGCAAGAAGCCCTTGCGCACCTGCTGCCGTATGCGAAAAGTGCAGGCGTATCCATTGGCATTGAGAACGTATGGAACAAGTTTTTGGTATCACCGTTAGAACTGCGTGCCTTTATTGATTCTTTTGGCTCAGAGTATATAGGTTCATATTTCGATGTGGGCAATGTCGTGCAGAACGGTTACCCGGAGCAGTGGGTTCGCATTCTGGGTCATCGGATCAAAAAGGTGCACTTCAAGGATTACCGTCGTCAAGCGGGAGGGCTTCATGGATTTGTGGATCTGCTGGCTGGAGATGTGAATTATCCGGCGGTGATGCAGGCATTACAGGCTATTGGTTACGACAACTACGTGACTGCGGAGATGATTCCGCCTTACGCTCATCATTCGAAGCAGATCATATTCAATACATCCAAAGCGATGGATGCCATTCTTGGGCGTTCTCAGTAA
- a CDS encoding sugar ABC transporter substrate-binding protein, with amino-acid sequence MKAKSKRLFNVWALVLATMVVISGCANGGSSENANSGGSGSSEGSGEPVTITYSQWGTAEELHRTQELLDQFMKANTDIKVKLEGKDWGSYWDGLTANAAGGTLPDVFKTSYAYVEKYAELGIFKELDGLLAENQFDLNNVDKSLLGLHQYQGKQVSLPIDANVIVWYYNKAIFENETTNPHDAPVPSLEPTWDEITDIATKLTLDKNGKSADEAGFDAGNIKQWGLSISPGSTMDWFLEPELWSNGAKLVNDDGSLALETPEAMEVLNYFIDLTKNKKINTTPAQIEGLGGQVNLAITTSKVAMNPGGSWNTTNYQEAGVDYGISYLPKFKTNQTVVQPAGLAISSNTKHEEAAYKLLAWLAGPDGQTELAKQGYSIPANKAAADAYIATVGEDNKIFLDAQQYGIVSPFTTKKTDLVWTYGEQSLKLPLAGDGDLTAALKDLASKMQ; translated from the coding sequence ATGAAAGCGAAGAGCAAACGGCTATTCAATGTGTGGGCACTTGTACTTGCTACAATGGTGGTCATCAGTGGATGTGCGAATGGAGGATCGTCGGAAAATGCCAACTCTGGAGGTTCCGGAAGCAGTGAAGGCTCAGGCGAGCCGGTAACCATCACGTACTCACAATGGGGGACGGCAGAAGAGCTTCATCGTACACAGGAACTGCTGGATCAGTTCATGAAGGCAAATACCGATATTAAGGTCAAACTGGAAGGCAAGGATTGGGGCAGCTATTGGGACGGACTGACAGCGAATGCGGCGGGGGGTACACTTCCGGACGTGTTCAAAACGAGTTATGCATACGTGGAGAAATACGCCGAACTGGGTATTTTCAAGGAATTGGATGGCTTGCTGGCGGAAAATCAGTTTGATCTGAACAATGTGGACAAAAGTCTGCTAGGTCTTCACCAGTATCAGGGTAAACAAGTATCCTTACCTATCGATGCCAACGTCATCGTATGGTATTACAACAAGGCGATCTTTGAGAATGAAACCACGAATCCTCATGATGCTCCCGTCCCTTCGCTCGAGCCCACATGGGATGAAATTACCGATATTGCAACCAAGCTGACGCTGGATAAGAACGGGAAAAGCGCAGACGAAGCGGGTTTTGATGCCGGAAACATCAAGCAGTGGGGCTTGTCCATTTCACCAGGATCAACGATGGATTGGTTTCTGGAGCCGGAACTGTGGTCCAATGGTGCGAAGCTGGTGAATGATGATGGTTCCCTTGCGCTTGAGACACCTGAAGCGATGGAAGTGCTGAACTATTTTATTGACTTGACCAAAAATAAAAAGATCAACACCACACCTGCACAGATTGAAGGTTTAGGTGGACAGGTGAATCTTGCGATTACGACATCCAAAGTAGCGATGAATCCGGGTGGTAGCTGGAATACAACCAACTACCAGGAGGCTGGCGTAGATTACGGCATCTCGTATTTACCAAAATTCAAAACAAACCAAACTGTTGTTCAGCCGGCAGGTCTTGCGATCAGTTCCAACACCAAGCATGAAGAGGCAGCATACAAGCTGCTTGCCTGGCTTGCGGGTCCGGATGGACAGACTGAACTTGCAAAGCAAGGCTATTCCATTCCGGCTAACAAGGCCGCAGCGGATGCTTATATCGCTACTGTAGGTGAAGATAATAAAATCTTCCTGGATGCTCAGCAGTATGGCATTGTATCCCCATTTACAACCAAGAAAACCGATCTGGTCTGGACGTACGGCGAGCAATCACTCAAACTTCCTCTCGCTGGGGACGGTGACCTAACCGCAGCATTGAAGGATTTGGCCTCCAAGATGCAATAA
- a CDS encoding sugar ABC transporter permease yields MKRLRKYDTLLFFLFILPWIIGFITFFMIPFGTSVFYAFTDARLPGATNFNFVGIDNFTHMMDDPIFLKSLLNTMYFVVFGVPIVTAGMLGLAMLLNFNVKGIALFRTFFYLPTLVPIVATVIIWRLVFNSEFGILNAGLGALGIGKVDWIGGEHTIKPVIIMLQVWISGSGVLIFLAALKNVPRHLYEAAAIDGASGIRRFFQITLPMISPSILFVIIIQTMYNFQMFTEALLLSKGGPNYSAYTFVYNIYKSAFTDLKFSMAMTQSIFLFAVISLVTLILMKLSNRFVYYEGER; encoded by the coding sequence ATGAAAAGGTTGAGAAAATATGACACGCTGCTGTTCTTTCTCTTCATTTTGCCTTGGATCATTGGATTTATCACTTTTTTTATGATTCCTTTTGGAACCTCGGTATTCTATGCCTTTACGGATGCCAGACTTCCTGGAGCAACCAACTTCAACTTTGTCGGGATCGATAATTTTACACACATGATGGACGATCCCATCTTTTTGAAAAGTCTGCTGAACACGATGTATTTTGTAGTATTTGGTGTTCCGATTGTAACAGCAGGCATGCTTGGTCTGGCAATGCTGCTTAATTTTAATGTCAAAGGAATTGCCTTGTTCCGTACCTTCTTCTATTTGCCGACCTTGGTGCCGATTGTGGCAACGGTCATAATCTGGCGGCTGGTATTCAACTCCGAATTTGGCATCTTGAACGCTGGACTTGGCGCACTTGGTATAGGCAAAGTGGACTGGATTGGCGGGGAACATACGATTAAGCCGGTCATCATCATGCTTCAGGTCTGGATCTCCGGCAGCGGGGTACTGATCTTCCTGGCTGCACTGAAAAATGTACCCAGACATCTGTATGAAGCGGCAGCCATCGATGGTGCCAGCGGGATACGTCGATTTTTCCAGATTACGCTGCCCATGATCAGTCCTTCCATTCTGTTTGTCATCATTATTCAGACCATGTATAACTTTCAGATGTTTACGGAAGCACTCCTGTTATCCAAGGGTGGTCCGAACTACTCTGCCTATACATTTGTCTACAATATCTACAAGTCGGCCTTTACCGATCTGAAATTCAGCATGGCGATGACACAGTCCATTTTCCTGTTCGCCGTGATCTCACTTGTCACCCTGATCCTGATGAAATTATCAAACCGCTTTGTGTACTACGAGGGAGAACGATAG
- a CDS encoding carbohydrate-binding family 9-like protein, with product MNSLPVERSTSYCCERLRSVAQNGFPTSTDWERCVPVELVDTVTGRPPHQSTEVRFGWSPEYLHIRFVCQDDHVVSDFTERNQPLYEQDVVELFIDEQGDGRNYMELEISPHNVIFDAFIHNNDEGSAFQADVTWQLKGLHTSVEVDRQGHRVYLIHIPASNFQSPLTKGVCWRVNVYRIDENVQGDREYQAWQPTGAVNFHLPARFGYFQLG from the coding sequence ATGAACTCTCTCCCGGTGGAACGGAGCACGAGTTATTGCTGCGAACGACTCAGGTCCGTTGCACAGAATGGATTTCCCACGTCTACGGATTGGGAGCGATGTGTTCCAGTGGAACTGGTGGACACGGTAACAGGCAGACCACCTCATCAATCTACAGAAGTTCGATTTGGCTGGAGTCCCGAATACTTGCATATTCGCTTTGTATGCCAGGATGATCACGTCGTATCTGATTTCACGGAAAGGAACCAGCCATTATACGAGCAGGATGTGGTTGAACTGTTCATTGATGAACAGGGGGATGGCAGGAACTACATGGAACTTGAGATCAGTCCGCACAACGTGATATTTGATGCATTCATTCACAATAACGACGAAGGTTCAGCATTCCAGGCAGATGTAACCTGGCAGCTGAAGGGGTTGCATACGTCTGTGGAAGTGGATCGTCAGGGCCATCGGGTGTATCTGATCCATATTCCAGCGAGTAACTTCCAGTCGCCCCTGACTAAAGGGGTGTGCTGGAGGGTCAACGTGTACCGTATTGATGAGAATGTGCAGGGAGATCGGGAGTATCAGGCATGGCAGCCCACAGGGGCTGTAAACTTTCATCTACCTGCCCGGTTTGGTTATTTTCAATTGGGATAG
- the arr gene encoding NAD(+)--rifampin ADP-ribosyltransferase yields the protein MNDPKNVLDHGPFFHGTKAELNIGDLLEPQYLSNYQDKKSNHIYFTGTLNAAKWGAELAKTNAKERIYIVEPLGDFENDPNLTDQRFPGNPTRSYRSKSPLKIVAELASWERHSDEEINHMLTSLKKLSEEGKNVIYD from the coding sequence ATGAATGACCCAAAAAATGTATTAGATCATGGACCTTTTTTTCATGGTACTAAAGCAGAACTGAACATTGGAGATTTATTAGAACCGCAATACTTATCCAACTACCAAGATAAAAAATCTAACCACATTTACTTCACCGGAACATTAAATGCTGCTAAGTGGGGTGCTGAATTAGCAAAAACGAATGCCAAAGAAAGAATCTACATTGTAGAACCATTAGGAGATTTTGAAAATGATCCTAACTTAACGGATCAAAGATTCCCCGGCAATCCAACACGCTCATATCGATCTAAATCACCTCTAAAAATAGTAGCGGAATTAGCTTCCTGGGAAAGACACTCCGATGAAGAGATCAATCATATGCTCACCTCTTTAAAGAAACTAAGTGAAGAAGGGAAAAATGTGATCTACGATTAA
- a CDS encoding Gfo/Idh/MocA family oxidoreductase yields the protein MLKVGLIGFGFMGRMHFDNYVRLASEGEPVELVAICDLRIEELKHGKAAGNMATEQEVYDLTPYRLYDNIDAMLEQEELDIIDITLPTPLHAELTCSLLEKGYHVLCEKPVARHSAEGWKMAEAAKATGKTLMIGQCLRFWPAYAYLKSVVEDGRYGAVNAGYFFRGSGLPQEWFLDGEKSGGCILDMHIHDSDIIHWVFGKPDQVSTLARNVIPGSGYDTVSTNYVYPDGKVLNAQADWTLGGDYGFSMTYRVNLEQGNLVFENGELKVNPNHGPGFVAELSPDSGYYHQLKYFIQSVHTGTPVSVCTPESATGTLELIEAEIRSADEHGTLVTVN from the coding sequence ATGTTAAAAGTGGGATTGATCGGTTTTGGGTTTATGGGACGTATGCATTTTGACAACTATGTACGCCTTGCCTCCGAAGGGGAACCCGTGGAATTGGTAGCCATCTGCGATCTGAGAATAGAGGAATTGAAGCACGGTAAAGCAGCCGGTAATATGGCAACAGAGCAAGAGGTATATGATCTCACACCTTATCGTTTGTACGACAATATCGACGCGATGCTGGAGCAAGAGGAACTGGATATCATTGATATTACGCTGCCCACACCATTGCATGCTGAATTAACATGTTCCTTGCTGGAGAAAGGTTATCATGTACTGTGTGAGAAACCGGTTGCGCGCCATTCGGCGGAAGGCTGGAAGATGGCAGAAGCCGCCAAAGCGACAGGAAAAACACTGATGATTGGGCAATGTTTACGCTTCTGGCCAGCCTATGCCTATCTAAAATCCGTAGTAGAAGATGGTCGTTATGGAGCGGTCAACGCAGGTTATTTCTTCCGCGGTTCGGGTTTGCCTCAAGAGTGGTTCCTGGATGGGGAGAAAAGCGGGGGCTGCATATTAGATATGCACATTCATGATTCGGATATTATTCACTGGGTGTTTGGCAAACCGGATCAAGTATCCACGCTCGCTCGTAATGTTATTCCGGGAAGCGGCTATGATACCGTGTCTACCAATTATGTGTATCCTGATGGAAAAGTGCTGAATGCCCAAGCCGACTGGACGCTGGGGGGAGACTACGGGTTCTCGATGACGTATCGGGTGAATTTGGAGCAGGGGAATCTGGTCTTTGAGAATGGAGAGCTAAAAGTAAATCCCAACCATGGTCCTGGTTTCGTCGCGGAGCTGTCACCCGACTCGGGATATTATCACCAACTCAAATATTTTATCCAGTCTGTTCACACGGGCACGCCTGTATCTGTATGTACACCAGAGAGTGCAACAGGCACGCTTGAGTTAATTGAAGCCGAGATACGTTCAGCAGATGAGCACGGCACATTGGTTACGGTAAATTAG
- a CDS encoding carbohydrate ABC transporter permease gives MNSRKIAVKTSQYTLLIAALMLFAGPLVWMLSTMLKTKAETYKVPPTILPDTFSLEAFERLFAVQPMMWQWIQNSLFISFFVAAGAVVSSSLVAYGFSRFVNRYRNMLFPVVLVTLMIPPSIMMIPSYVLFSKLNWIDTWLPLIVPAWLGGAYYIFLFRQFFMTIPQELDEATYLDGGNRWTVYARVIMPLSKPIIMTTIIFAFVNSWLDFLGPFLYIKNAEMFTLSVGLQLLIGQTSQDLPALAAGAFISIVPIGLLYLFAQRYIVEGVVLTGTKG, from the coding sequence ATGAATAGCCGAAAAATAGCGGTAAAAACGTCCCAATATACGTTGCTGATCGCAGCGTTAATGCTATTCGCAGGGCCTCTTGTATGGATGCTCTCGACCATGCTGAAAACCAAAGCGGAAACGTATAAGGTACCTCCAACCATCCTGCCAGACACATTCAGTCTGGAAGCCTTTGAACGATTGTTCGCTGTACAGCCGATGATGTGGCAGTGGATTCAAAACTCATTGTTCATTTCCTTTTTTGTTGCAGCGGGAGCGGTGGTGTCCAGTTCACTTGTCGCTTACGGTTTCTCCCGCTTTGTGAACAGATACCGTAATATGTTGTTCCCGGTTGTACTTGTTACGTTGATGATTCCCCCGTCCATTATGATGATTCCCTCGTACGTCCTTTTTTCCAAGTTAAACTGGATTGACACCTGGTTGCCGCTCATTGTGCCAGCCTGGCTCGGAGGCGCCTATTATATCTTCCTGTTTCGCCAATTCTTCATGACCATTCCCCAGGAGCTGGATGAAGCTACATATCTCGATGGCGGCAATCGCTGGACGGTATATGCACGAGTGATTATGCCGCTGTCCAAACCCATTATTATGACAACCATCATTTTTGCCTTTGTGAATTCCTGGCTCGATTTTCTGGGGCCGTTCCTGTATATCAAAAATGCAGAAATGTTCACCCTGAGCGTAGGCTTGCAGCTCCTGATTGGTCAGACGAGCCAGGATCTGCCAGCACTTGCTGCGGGAGCATTCATCAGTATTGTTCCGATCGGTCTGCTATATCTGTTTGCACAACGTTATATCGTTGAGGGGGTGGTGCTCACGGGCACCAAAGGGTAG
- a CDS encoding Gfo/Idh/MocA family oxidoreductase — translation MGKIKMAFIGVGDMGSHHCIGFDLLEESEVRYICDMNEANVARTLAELKNSNPTIVSDYHELLAKEDLDAVVISVPNYLHREVAVAFLEAGKHVFLEKPVAHTIEDCDAIIEAAEASGQVLQIGLVYRYSNLYRRMEKELENGRLGEVKLMWCKEFRDPFPPADWFYDKTKSGGAIVEKDCHHFDIFNWMIQAKPVRVFASGGQHVMKQGERNQIQNSYSHYPTKEISDTSIVDHAFITIDYDNGSKANLGLCMYLKPRNLMGEGLEIGLIGENGGQMVARNDKTIDIVGGQDWTKDHLEIDVTSDSIMGGHTGGQTQRIDFLKCVQEGKQPFASAQVGRNALLIALAAEKSILEERYVYLEEISG, via the coding sequence ATGGGGAAGATAAAAATGGCTTTTATCGGTGTAGGAGACATGGGGTCACATCATTGCATTGGTTTTGATTTGCTCGAAGAGAGTGAGGTTCGTTATATCTGTGATATGAATGAGGCCAATGTGGCACGTACGCTGGCTGAACTTAAGAACAGTAACCCCACTATCGTTAGTGACTATCATGAACTGCTTGCCAAGGAAGATTTGGATGCGGTGGTCATCAGTGTGCCGAACTATCTGCATCGTGAAGTAGCGGTCGCTTTTTTGGAAGCTGGCAAGCATGTATTTCTGGAGAAACCGGTCGCCCATACCATTGAGGACTGTGATGCCATTATAGAAGCGGCGGAAGCCTCGGGACAGGTATTGCAGATCGGATTGGTTTATCGGTATTCGAATCTGTATCGCCGAATGGAGAAGGAATTGGAGAACGGCCGTCTTGGCGAAGTGAAATTGATGTGGTGCAAAGAATTCCGAGACCCGTTCCCACCTGCGGATTGGTTCTATGACAAAACCAAGTCCGGGGGAGCGATTGTAGAGAAGGATTGTCATCACTTCGATATTTTCAACTGGATGATCCAGGCGAAGCCTGTCCGCGTGTTTGCCTCTGGAGGCCAGCATGTGATGAAGCAAGGAGAGCGCAATCAGATTCAGAATTCATACAGTCACTATCCGACAAAAGAAATCTCGGATACCTCCATCGTCGACCATGCCTTTATCACCATTGATTATGATAACGGCAGCAAGGCCAATCTGGGCCTATGCATGTATCTGAAACCGCGCAATCTGATGGGAGAAGGGCTTGAGATTGGCTTGATCGGAGAGAATGGCGGTCAGATGGTGGCCCGTAATGACAAGACGATTGATATCGTTGGCGGGCAGGACTGGACGAAGGATCATCTGGAGATTGATGTGACGTCGGATTCCATTATGGGCGGTCATACGGGGGGACAGACTCAGCGTATTGATTTTCTTAAATGTGTACAGGAAGGCAAGCAGCCTTTTGCAAGTGCACAGGTTGGTCGTAACGCGTTGCTTATTGCCCTGGCGGCAGAGAAATCCATTTTGGAAGAACGGTATGTCTATTTAGAAGAAATTTCAGGCTGA
- a CDS encoding helix-turn-helix domain-containing protein produces the protein MSLQQAIYPLQRTVTYKEWSPNVHYAQFQSLPPGKLAKRRLYDFELLYVSQGEAATYMNDINFNLKAGQLILLPAGVYHQNEVVSSPEARFIGIHFDFFNELTIQTEADMVVNEETVLHHKFAVEACAEGMTPLSFNPTYTPSPATVQLMEQLVHEFTMRPPGYELVCKALMLQILTHLLRSSWRSSSRHDSVHGEKLLELMKRIEGAPSNPWTNSGIAKQLNLSVDHMAKLFKQIAGMPPNEYIQSIRLSEARKLLRETDHSIEAVGVQSGYPDIHYFSRMFRKYEGISPREYRKLSRML, from the coding sequence ATGTCTCTGCAACAAGCGATATATCCTCTGCAACGAACCGTCACTTACAAGGAATGGTCCCCCAACGTGCATTATGCTCAATTCCAGAGCCTTCCTCCCGGCAAACTGGCAAAGCGGCGTTTGTATGATTTTGAACTTCTGTACGTCTCTCAAGGCGAAGCTGCAACTTATATGAACGATATTAATTTTAATCTGAAGGCTGGTCAGCTAATCTTGCTGCCTGCCGGTGTCTATCATCAGAATGAGGTGGTTTCCAGCCCGGAAGCACGTTTCATTGGCATTCATTTTGATTTCTTCAACGAATTGACCATTCAGACCGAGGCCGATATGGTTGTGAACGAAGAGACTGTTCTGCATCATAAATTCGCAGTGGAAGCTTGCGCAGAAGGCATGACGCCGCTATCCTTCAACCCGACCTATACCCCTTCTCCAGCTACCGTGCAGCTTATGGAACAATTGGTACATGAATTTACGATGCGCCCACCGGGATATGAGCTGGTATGCAAAGCTTTGATGCTGCAAATATTGACCCATCTGCTGCGTTCATCCTGGCGAAGTTCGTCACGCCATGATTCGGTACACGGAGAGAAGCTGCTTGAGCTCATGAAACGTATAGAGGGCGCCCCTTCCAATCCGTGGACCAATTCAGGCATCGCCAAACAATTAAACCTGAGTGTGGATCACATGGCCAAATTGTTCAAACAGATTGCGGGCATGCCGCCCAATGAATACATTCAATCCATCCGTCTAAGCGAGGCACGTAAGTTGCTGCGGGAAACCGATCATTCCATTGAGGCGGTCGGTGTACAAAGTGGTTACCCGGACATTCATTATTTCAGCCGCATGTTCCGCAAATATGAAGGCATTTCCCCCCGGGAATACCGGAAGTTGTCCAGAATGCTATAA
- a CDS encoding LacI family DNA-binding transcriptional regulator — MAKLKDIADRVGVSISTVSRVMKNDVNRSVSDETRKKIWDTAEELGYRSQRPAKKKKTEPKTAYAIGCVVAIPQNKYNSPYFSVIMEGIEKQLAEAGMRLEFVYSIENDGDTVQLQSLVKEHRIDGMIVVERIDPEAYRWLKANVRTVVGVDITDPDIPVVGYDREEAAREATNHLIEQGHRIIAYIGGAEYKNDFREEKRFLGYQRAMNGAGLTIDDHWVIDVKWDVSLSYELTKQAFTNNANRPTAIFAASDMMAIAAMRAATEQGLRIPEDIAFFGVDNIEISEFTSPPLSTIHVPKLEMGMFAVKQLLDYLDHQYEVAVKMIVPYRCIFRQSSNGKIE, encoded by the coding sequence ATGGCAAAATTGAAGGATATTGCAGACCGCGTTGGTGTATCGATCTCTACCGTTTCACGTGTGATGAAGAACGATGTCAATCGATCGGTCAGCGATGAAACCCGCAAAAAGATCTGGGACACCGCTGAGGAGCTGGGTTATCGCTCACAGCGTCCGGCCAAGAAAAAGAAGACTGAACCTAAAACGGCCTATGCAATTGGTTGTGTGGTCGCCATTCCGCAGAACAAATACAACAGCCCTTATTTTTCAGTCATTATGGAAGGCATAGAGAAGCAGCTTGCTGAAGCGGGAATGCGACTGGAATTTGTGTATAGCATCGAGAACGATGGAGATACCGTACAATTGCAATCTCTGGTGAAGGAACATCGGATTGATGGCATGATTGTAGTGGAACGAATTGACCCGGAAGCTTATCGCTGGCTCAAAGCCAATGTACGGACTGTTGTTGGAGTGGACATTACGGACCCGGACATTCCAGTCGTTGGTTATGACCGTGAAGAGGCGGCGAGAGAGGCCACGAATCATCTGATTGAGCAAGGACATCGGATCATTGCCTACATTGGCGGTGCGGAGTACAAGAATGATTTTCGTGAGGAAAAACGTTTCCTTGGATACCAACGTGCGATGAATGGTGCGGGATTAACGATTGATGATCACTGGGTTATTGATGTGAAATGGGATGTTTCTCTGAGTTATGAATTGACCAAGCAGGCATTTACCAATAATGCGAATAGACCTACAGCCATTTTTGCCGCCAGTGATATGATGGCCATTGCAGCCATGCGCGCTGCAACAGAACAGGGACTCCGCATCCCGGAGGATATCGCCTTTTTTGGGGTGGATAATATTGAAATATCCGAATTCACCTCTCCGCCATTATCGACCATTCATGTACCGAAGCTGGAGATGGGCATGTTCGCGGTTAAACAGCTGCTCGATTATCTGGATCATCAATATGAAGTGGCTGTCAAAATGATCGTTCCGTACCGCTGCATATTCCGCCAATCTTCCAATGGCAAAATAGAATAG